A stretch of Cytophagales bacterium DNA encodes these proteins:
- a CDS encoding toll/interleukin-1 receptor domain-containing protein, producing MDGRAISAIVSRLVIRGSGRKEVKVFRDKEGIESGDNWRLKIKRALATSKYLVPILLPSYFHSEWYTKEIAAIYHRK from the coding sequence ATGGATGGAAGAGCTATTTCTGCCATTGTTTCAAGATTAGTTATAAGAGGCTCTGGGAGGAAGGAAGTAAAGGTTTTTAGGGATAAAGAAGGAATTGAAAGTGGAGACAACTGGAGGCTTAAGATCAAAAGAGCACTGGCAACATCAAAGTATTTAGTTCCAATTTTATTGCCGTCGTACTTTCATTCTGAGTGGTATACAAAGGAAATTGCCGCTATTTACCATAGGAAATAG
- a CDS encoding MBL fold metallo-hydrolase, with product MSEFGGNTTCFYLELLAGDKHHGTSIIFDAGTGIRQLGKDMMSGNIPRKENILIHFSHFHWDHIQGLPFFIPAYLPDQKIAIFSPHYLADETKKLENVFEKQMHSEFFPVQLENMGSNMCFFTNEDFQKLLSLDNKVTFTYYKNNHPGDAYSFKLSGYGKTVVISTDFEHGETLDEDFVTFCEGADLLIHEAQYTDKELQEHRGWGHSSFSQAMEVAEKSGAKNLYITHHDPDHDDVFLREIERDCQQRFKNCFLAREGEEVVV from the coding sequence ATGAGTGAATTTGGAGGTAATACCACTTGCTTTTATTTGGAATTGCTGGCAGGAGACAAGCACCACGGAACCTCAATCATTTTTGATGCTGGAACTGGAATTCGACAATTGGGAAAAGACATGATGAGTGGCAATATACCGCGGAAGGAGAATATACTGATCCACTTTAGCCATTTCCATTGGGACCATATCCAGGGTTTACCCTTTTTCATACCTGCATACCTGCCAGATCAGAAAATTGCGATCTTCTCGCCTCATTATTTGGCCGATGAAACCAAAAAGTTGGAGAATGTTTTTGAAAAGCAAATGCATAGTGAGTTCTTTCCAGTTCAGTTGGAAAACATGGGTTCCAACATGTGTTTTTTTACAAATGAGGACTTTCAGAAATTGTTGTCATTAGATAACAAGGTGACGTTTACCTATTACAAAAACAACCATCCGGGAGATGCTTATAGTTTTAAGTTATCCGGTTACGGCAAGACCGTCGTAATCAGTACGGATTTTGAGCATGGAGAAACCTTAGATGAGGATTTTGTGACTTTTTGTGAAGGTGCGGACCTACTGATCCATGAAGCCCAATATACAGACAAGGAGCTGCAGGAACACAGAGGATGGGGCCACAGCAGTTTCAGCCAGGCCATGGAAGTAGCTGAAAAGTCAGGTGCCAAAAATCTGTATATCACTCATCATGATCCGGACCATGATGACGTTTTCCTCAGAGAAATTGAAAGAGATTGCCAACAGAGATTCAAGAATTGTTTCTTGGCTAGAGAAGGTGAGGAAGTTGTGGTTTAA
- a CDS encoding AraC family transcriptional regulator, whose product MSEIIHIKSLDQFYAGMKAPKPPHPLISVIRKWPKMDFDSSNLKMVSDLYYMGMKTHVTGGFKYGRGVYDYEEGTLVFIGAGQVYSLSNQKPDAQMEGWTIMFHPDLIRKYELGKKIKNYSFFRYEISEALHLPLEERQFLSALVDSIEREIIDNKDQHAEELIVQNLSTILMYCDRYYGSQFHRRSQTNEDVVTKFQDFLEVYFNSSELSEAGLPSIDTCGKELNMSGAYLSDLLRIQTGKSAKDHIHGYLIEQAKNKLLNSRTPVTHIALGFGFKYPQNFTKLFKAKTGLSPNEYRKTNE is encoded by the coding sequence ATGAGTGAGATCATTCACATCAAAAGCCTTGATCAGTTCTATGCCGGAATGAAGGCTCCCAAACCGCCCCACCCTTTGATTTCAGTCATCAGAAAGTGGCCTAAAATGGACTTTGATTCAAGTAATCTGAAAATGGTAAGTGATCTCTATTACATGGGTATGAAAACTCACGTGACTGGAGGATTCAAATACGGACGAGGCGTGTATGATTACGAAGAGGGGACGCTTGTATTCATTGGAGCTGGGCAAGTATACTCCCTGTCAAATCAGAAGCCAGATGCACAGATGGAGGGTTGGACGATCATGTTCCATCCTGACCTGATCAGAAAGTATGAGCTAGGGAAGAAAATCAAAAATTACTCTTTCTTTCGTTACGAAATCAGTGAGGCGCTACACCTTCCGCTAGAAGAACGTCAATTCTTAAGTGCACTCGTCGATTCTATCGAAAGAGAAATCATTGACAATAAAGATCAGCACGCAGAAGAGCTCATCGTGCAAAATCTTTCTACGATTTTGATGTACTGTGATCGCTATTATGGCAGTCAATTTCATAGAAGAAGTCAGACCAATGAAGATGTAGTCACGAAATTTCAGGATTTCCTTGAAGTGTATTTCAACTCATCGGAATTGAGTGAAGCTGGGCTCCCATCGATAGATACATGTGGTAAAGAGCTCAACATGTCCGGTGCCTATCTAAGTGATCTATTGAGGATACAAACAGGTAAAAGTGCTAAGGATCACATCCATGGATATTTGATTGAACAGGCGAAAAACAAATTGCTTAACTCAAGGACTCCAGTCACGCATATAGCGCTTGGCTTTGGATTCAAGTATCCTCAAAACTTCACTAAACTCTTCAAAGCGAAAACCGGACTAAGTCCAAATGAATACAGAAAAACCAATGAATAA
- a CDS encoding SDR family NAD(P)-dependent oxidoreductase — translation MKKTAFDITENKDLKGKVFLITGAYSGLGAATTKALLKARANVIGTGRNAKSQAEFTKELKEDASIPFEEGQLDMSQTMDLRDLSSVRNFTQYVKGKYKQIDCLINNAGVMFTPPGKTKDGFETQFGTNVIGHFLLAKLLADITNRQVWLSSKGHTRLGAPRIDLDQVKEVDDSNYDTTWRYQQAKLGNILLAKQFNLEFPNLVSASVHPGLVQTNLGRSMKLSQKLRFMITNPLMMMSMQNAEQGASTQVMVATMPEKELVKGAYYADCQVSEEAESAKNMDDAKKLFDYCDTVTSSFQS, via the coding sequence ATGAAAAAAACGGCCTTCGATATCACCGAGAACAAAGACTTAAAGGGAAAAGTATTTCTTATCACCGGAGCCTATTCTGGACTTGGCGCAGCCACAACGAAGGCACTACTCAAAGCCAGGGCCAATGTAATCGGGACTGGACGAAATGCCAAATCACAGGCCGAATTCACAAAAGAACTAAAGGAAGACGCCTCGATTCCTTTTGAAGAAGGACAGCTCGACATGTCCCAAACAATGGACTTAAGAGACCTGTCTTCTGTCAGGAATTTTACCCAGTATGTCAAAGGCAAATACAAACAAATCGATTGCCTTATCAATAATGCTGGCGTCATGTTTACGCCTCCAGGTAAAACAAAAGATGGATTCGAAACACAATTTGGAACCAATGTGATCGGCCATTTTCTCCTTGCTAAACTATTGGCCGATATCACCAACCGCCAGGTTTGGCTATCCTCAAAGGGACATACGAGGTTGGGTGCTCCTCGAATCGATCTTGATCAAGTTAAAGAAGTAGACGATTCCAATTATGATACAACCTGGCGCTATCAGCAAGCCAAACTGGGAAATATTCTGCTAGCAAAACAGTTCAATTTGGAGTTTCCTAACCTGGTATCTGCATCAGTTCATCCGGGATTGGTACAAACAAACCTCGGCCGATCCATGAAGCTCAGTCAAAAACTACGCTTCATGATCACCAATCCTCTGATGATGATGAGCATGCAAAATGCGGAACAAGGTGCATCAACACAGGTAATGGTTGCCACCATGCCCGAAAAGGAATTGGTAAAAGGAGCTTATTACGCTGATTGTCAGGTCTCCGAAGAGGCTGAAAGTGCCAAAAACATGGATGATGCGAAAAAACTGTTCGATTACTGCGATACTGTGACCAGTAGTTTCCAATCATAG
- a CDS encoding bestrophin family ion channel encodes MKLSAIILWVTLVTALYYFKIISWLIIPWLPMSILGTAVAFYIGFKNNSAYDRTWEARKIWGAIVNASRTWGVSIIGFVGNQFRENHFESSELNEYHKRLIYRHIGWLYVLRKQLLIPTTWEGLGQSGRARRIADARKKSFGTGLFETQISNTEMSRYLSKEDLKKIDHSANGATQLINLQSIALSQLRKEDLIDDFRHMQLQELLQELLNCQGKAERIKKFPLPRQYSSTSLLLTFIFIILLPFGMASEFIKLGDLSMILSVPFTILVCWVFVVMELVGDTTENPFQGLGNDIPMLSLCRTIEIDLLQALEDNEIPSPITEVNGILM; translated from the coding sequence GTGAAGTTATCAGCCATTATCCTTTGGGTGACCCTGGTTACCGCCCTTTATTACTTTAAGATCATCTCATGGTTAATCATCCCATGGCTGCCTATGTCAATTTTAGGCACTGCAGTAGCCTTCTATATTGGTTTTAAGAACAACAGCGCATACGACAGAACATGGGAAGCTCGTAAAATTTGGGGAGCCATTGTCAATGCAAGTCGCACCTGGGGAGTTTCTATTATTGGATTTGTGGGCAATCAATTTCGAGAAAACCATTTCGAGTCAAGCGAATTAAACGAGTACCATAAACGACTTATTTATCGGCACATCGGATGGCTTTACGTTTTGAGGAAACAGCTATTAATTCCAACAACCTGGGAAGGATTAGGACAATCTGGGAGGGCACGAAGGATTGCTGATGCTCGTAAGAAATCTTTTGGTACTGGTCTGTTTGAAACACAGATAAGCAATACCGAAATGTCCAGGTACCTATCGAAAGAAGATCTAAAAAAGATCGATCATTCTGCTAACGGAGCAACACAGTTAATTAATCTCCAATCTATCGCGCTATCACAGCTCAGGAAAGAAGACCTCATCGATGATTTCCGTCATATGCAGTTGCAGGAACTACTTCAGGAATTGCTGAATTGTCAGGGCAAAGCAGAACGGATCAAAAAATTCCCATTACCAAGACAGTACTCAAGCACCAGCCTATTATTAACTTTCATCTTCATCATACTACTTCCCTTTGGAATGGCCTCTGAATTCATCAAATTAGGAGACCTGTCGATGATATTATCTGTTCCATTCACTATACTGGTTTGCTGGGTATTTGTAGTGATGGAATTGGTTGGGGATACTACAGAGAACCCATTCCAGGGGTTAGGTAACGATATACCTATGCTTTCACTTTGCCGCACCATTGAAATAGACCTGCTACAAGCCTTAGAAGATAATGAGATTCCTTCTCCAATAACCGAAGTAAATGGTATTCTGATGTGA
- a CDS encoding (2Fe-2S)-binding protein → MTIAFKINGQSTSVDVDPMMPLLWVVRDELKLKGTKYGCGKAACGACSLHVDNNLVRSCSYPVKYAEGKEVTTIEGLSSDENQLHPIHQAWMDENVPQCGYCQTGFMMAGAKLIEEITKPSTDDIKGNISNICRCGTHPRIIKAIKRAASIKQGVQTP, encoded by the coding sequence ATGACAATAGCCTTTAAAATAAACGGACAATCCACGTCGGTAGATGTTGACCCAATGATGCCCCTGCTATGGGTGGTAAGAGACGAGTTGAAGCTAAAAGGAACGAAATATGGATGTGGAAAGGCCGCCTGCGGTGCATGCTCTCTTCATGTAGATAATAATCTTGTGCGCTCATGCTCCTATCCTGTCAAATATGCAGAAGGCAAAGAAGTTACCACCATAGAAGGGTTATCCTCAGACGAAAATCAGCTTCATCCTATTCACCAAGCCTGGATGGATGAAAATGTCCCTCAGTGCGGATATTGTCAGACTGGTTTTATGATGGCTGGGGCCAAATTGATTGAAGAAATCACCAAACCCTCCACTGATGACATCAAAGGAAATATTAGCAATATCTGTAGGTGTGGTACACATCCGAGAATAATCAAGGCCATCAAACGAGCAGCTTCAATCAAACAAGGAGTACAAACACCATAA
- a CDS encoding molybdopterin cofactor-binding domain-containing protein: MKKEGSNKGLSRRKFLILGGFGVGTTVIGVYACAPLRRSAAKVISETELLKIKDFDPLVWFEISEDNNIIFYCPKVEMGQGVYTGFSLLVAEELDLRLDQIIAVPASSHKGAEDGASTGGSFSTSTLFEPIREVAATMREMLLSAAEPILGVEKSQLMVEEGLVIGKGKSITYAEIARQTSDWKVPKKSPELKPASSFKLIGTDVKRVDLKPKVMGEGIYSLDAEMDGMLYAVTLSSPYFNGTLKSVDVSEAENYPGVTQVINQDGLVAVVAKNRFTAEMGIRRIKAEWDVPRLWQQKEIEEHMTVGNGKAVNIQKEGSVKKVFKQNADEVITAEYRSPIGIHAQMEPNGGIAHVQGDKATIITGTQSIHQVVNYIQEELDLEAENIEVTNTYMGGGFGRRIYRPKVADAVKISKIVGKPVQVFTTREEEFQAGYYRPNNHHVMKAVVINGSIQAIEHHQASDAMYVNNAAPAMRSFLGGDLPSANHCATVFYPINHRSTNIYDIQLPFHTGPWRAIGAWLNCFPIESFMDELAHSSQKDPMAFRLDHLQGDNENVGRMRKVIQTLRERSKWDQKERAGIGKGFACIKDRKTYVATALEIELVEGQVKVLRVTSVVDAGIIVNPEGARTQVEGCIMMGISAALYEEMIVKDSQFVASNYHEYGLATLKDTPEMDIILLDSNYPPSGLGEPPISPIAPALANAIFDLTGNRLRNIPLRPEEENI, encoded by the coding sequence ATGAAAAAAGAAGGATCGAATAAAGGATTGTCAAGGAGGAAGTTTCTTATACTTGGTGGTTTTGGCGTTGGTACCACAGTCATTGGTGTATATGCCTGCGCTCCCCTCAGAAGGTCTGCAGCCAAAGTGATTTCTGAAACGGAACTACTCAAAATCAAAGATTTCGACCCGCTCGTGTGGTTTGAAATTTCTGAGGACAACAACATTATATTCTATTGTCCTAAAGTCGAAATGGGGCAAGGTGTTTATACGGGTTTCTCCTTGTTAGTAGCTGAGGAATTAGACCTCCGTTTGGATCAAATCATTGCCGTACCAGCCTCCAGTCATAAAGGAGCCGAGGATGGAGCAAGTACGGGCGGTAGTTTTTCTACATCTACATTATTTGAACCCATCAGAGAAGTAGCAGCCACCATGCGTGAAATGCTTCTTTCCGCGGCAGAACCGATTTTAGGTGTTGAGAAAAGTCAATTAATGGTAGAAGAAGGTTTGGTTATTGGGAAGGGAAAAAGTATTACCTATGCTGAAATAGCAAGGCAAACATCTGATTGGAAAGTTCCGAAAAAATCCCCTGAATTAAAGCCTGCTTCGAGCTTCAAACTGATTGGCACCGATGTGAAACGTGTAGACCTCAAACCCAAAGTAATGGGTGAAGGTATTTACTCTCTTGATGCTGAGATGGACGGCATGCTTTACGCCGTAACTCTTTCTTCACCTTACTTCAACGGGACCTTGAAATCCGTTGATGTCTCTGAAGCAGAAAACTACCCAGGTGTAACCCAGGTCATCAATCAAGATGGGTTAGTCGCCGTTGTAGCTAAAAATCGATTTACTGCCGAAATGGGCATACGGAGAATTAAAGCTGAATGGGATGTCCCCAGGCTTTGGCAGCAAAAAGAGATTGAGGAACATATGACCGTGGGCAATGGTAAAGCTGTAAATATTCAGAAGGAAGGCAGTGTAAAAAAGGTCTTCAAACAAAATGCCGACGAAGTTATTACAGCCGAATACAGAAGCCCCATTGGTATACATGCCCAAATGGAACCGAATGGTGGCATCGCTCACGTACAAGGAGATAAGGCAACGATCATCACAGGCACCCAGTCTATCCATCAAGTCGTTAATTATATTCAAGAGGAGCTCGATTTAGAGGCGGAAAATATTGAAGTCACTAACACCTACATGGGTGGTGGATTTGGTCGAAGGATCTACCGGCCTAAAGTCGCCGACGCGGTGAAAATTTCCAAAATAGTCGGTAAACCCGTACAAGTCTTCACTACAAGAGAAGAGGAATTCCAGGCCGGTTACTACAGGCCGAATAATCATCATGTGATGAAAGCTGTTGTTATAAATGGCAGTATCCAGGCGATTGAACATCACCAGGCCTCAGATGCTATGTATGTCAATAATGCGGCACCAGCCATGCGATCATTTCTGGGTGGCGATTTACCATCAGCGAATCACTGTGCCACGGTCTTCTATCCGATTAATCACCGATCTACAAATATTTACGACATTCAACTTCCTTTTCACACAGGACCATGGAGAGCCATTGGAGCATGGCTCAACTGTTTTCCTATTGAATCCTTCATGGATGAACTAGCCCATAGTTCCCAAAAAGACCCCATGGCGTTCAGGCTGGATCACTTACAGGGAGATAACGAAAATGTTGGTCGAATGAGAAAAGTGATCCAGACACTCCGGGAACGATCAAAATGGGATCAAAAGGAACGCGCTGGTATTGGTAAGGGATTTGCCTGTATCAAGGATAGAAAGACGTATGTAGCTACTGCGCTTGAGATTGAGTTAGTAGAAGGACAAGTCAAGGTTTTACGTGTAACCAGCGTGGTGGACGCAGGAATCATTGTAAATCCCGAGGGAGCTAGAACCCAGGTTGAAGGTTGTATCATGATGGGAATAAGTGCCGCCCTGTATGAAGAAATGATCGTTAAAGACAGTCAATTTGTGGCGAGTAATTATCATGAATACGGTCTCGCCACTTTGAAGGATACTCCCGAAATGGATATAATTTTATTGGATAGCAATTACCCCCCTTCCGGTCTTGGCGAACCGCCCATATCTCCTATTGCTCCAGCGCTCGCCAATGCGATCTTTGATCTCACAGGAAATCGCCTCAGAAACATCCCACTAAGGCCAGAAGAGGAAAACATATAA
- a CDS encoding Fur family transcriptional regulator has translation MLEEKLEHRNIKPTSMRLLVLRQLVESGAALSLKDLEAKFERADKATLYRTLKTFEEKKLIHSIDDGTGVAKYSLCEEGCECEPQDQHIHFHCLKCGETYCLIQSKIPQTQIPSGFKAASASMVYKGTCANCS, from the coding sequence GTGCTCGAAGAGAAACTAGAACACCGGAACATCAAACCCACTAGCATGCGCCTGTTGGTACTACGCCAATTGGTGGAGTCTGGTGCTGCATTAAGTTTGAAGGACCTGGAAGCTAAGTTTGAGCGAGCCGACAAAGCAACCCTTTACAGAACTCTTAAGACTTTCGAAGAAAAGAAACTCATTCACAGTATCGATGATGGTACTGGCGTTGCCAAATATTCACTCTGTGAGGAAGGCTGTGAGTGTGAGCCACAGGATCAGCACATCCATTTCCACTGTTTAAAATGCGGAGAGACCTATTGCCTCATTCAGTCCAAGATACCTCAAACACAAATCCCTTCAGGCTTCAAAGCAGCGAGTGCCAGTATGGTCTATAAAGGTACCTGCGCCAATTGCAGCTGA
- a CDS encoding TonB-dependent receptor, whose protein sequence is MKIILLWLAFLVGTLVQAQNTFKARVIDAEENEPLFGATVKIGPNKGAVTDINGYVEINNIIDDTITVSVSFVGFKPFKSSYVLPLPEIQTIALKEGEELEEIIVTSTRSSRTIDDIPTRIEAISSEELEEKAIMKSSNIAMVLRESTGIQMQQTSASSANQSIRIQGLDGRYTQILKDGFPLFGGFSSGLSIMQIPPLDLKQVEVIKGSNSTLFGGGAIAGLINLVTYTPEKERIAKLMVDQTQARGTTLNGFYAQRFNKFGMTFYASGNRQEAYDPNGDDFSDVPQIRSLTLNPSLFYYPSDHSSLRLTLNATLENRLGGDMEVINDNPNGIHQFTEENLSDRLSYQLTYLNQFDDNRSLTIKNSLTFFEREIIEPEFQFMGKQWSSFSEVSYNFGTDKSSWISGLNLYTDRFEETPSDSLDRDYDYTTFGAFTQNTIDLSDQLALESGLRFDYDLEYGFFALPRLSLLAQFNDRWSARIGGGLGYKLPTIFTEEAENLTYQGILPINSAVEAERSIGGNLDFNYQTFIGEEWTFSFNQLFFYTQLIDALVFRTNNLGQFFYENANGPVTSQGIETNIKLGFQDFKLFANYALIDTRLKYDNLNNQKPLTPKHNIGSVFMYEVEDKWRIGYEAYYTGRQFRNDRSQTDDFWMMGFMVMRKINNLSIYINFENFTDTRQHRMESFQVDSHIKPDFPEIWAPTDGRIINAGFILEL, encoded by the coding sequence GTGAAAATCATATTGCTATGGCTTGCCTTCCTTGTTGGGACATTGGTGCAGGCCCAAAACACCTTTAAAGCCCGAGTCATTGACGCGGAAGAAAACGAACCTCTTTTTGGAGCCACGGTAAAAATAGGCCCGAACAAAGGAGCTGTCACGGACATCAATGGCTACGTTGAGATCAATAACATCATCGACGACACAATCACCGTTTCTGTTTCATTCGTTGGCTTCAAGCCCTTTAAATCAAGTTATGTACTCCCATTACCAGAGATACAGACCATCGCATTGAAAGAAGGTGAAGAGTTAGAAGAGATCATTGTTACCTCCACACGTAGCAGCAGAACCATTGACGACATTCCTACCAGGATTGAGGCCATCAGTTCTGAAGAATTGGAAGAGAAGGCCATCATGAAGTCCTCGAATATTGCTATGGTCCTCAGGGAAAGCACCGGGATTCAAATGCAACAGACTTCCGCGAGTTCTGCGAATCAAAGTATTCGAATCCAGGGTTTGGATGGCCGATACACACAGATTTTGAAAGATGGGTTTCCGCTATTTGGAGGGTTCTCCAGTGGCCTTAGCATTATGCAGATTCCTCCCCTGGATTTAAAACAAGTGGAAGTCATCAAAGGCAGTAACTCCACACTGTTTGGAGGAGGAGCTATTGCAGGATTGATCAATCTGGTTACTTATACTCCAGAGAAAGAAAGAATTGCTAAGCTCATGGTAGACCAAACACAAGCGCGAGGCACTACCCTCAATGGTTTCTATGCTCAACGTTTCAATAAATTCGGAATGACCTTCTACGCTTCCGGTAACAGACAGGAAGCCTATGATCCAAATGGGGATGACTTTAGCGACGTACCGCAAATCAGAAGTTTGACCCTCAACCCTTCGCTATTCTATTATCCCTCTGACCACTCAAGTCTACGACTCACGTTAAACGCAACCCTTGAAAATCGGCTCGGAGGGGATATGGAAGTGATCAATGACAATCCCAATGGAATCCATCAATTCACGGAAGAAAACCTGTCAGATCGCTTATCCTATCAGCTGACCTATCTGAATCAATTCGATGATAACAGATCCCTCACGATTAAGAATAGTCTTACCTTTTTCGAAAGAGAAATCATCGAACCGGAATTTCAATTCATGGGAAAGCAATGGTCCTCTTTTAGTGAAGTTTCATACAATTTCGGTACTGATAAATCGAGTTGGATTTCAGGCCTGAACCTCTACACAGATCGATTCGAAGAGACTCCTTCCGATTCTTTGGACCGAGACTATGATTATACCACGTTTGGAGCATTCACACAAAATACAATTGATCTCTCTGATCAGCTGGCATTAGAAAGTGGTTTGCGCTTCGATTACGACCTGGAGTATGGATTCTTTGCTTTACCCAGGCTTTCACTTCTCGCACAATTCAATGATCGCTGGTCTGCAAGAATCGGTGGTGGTTTAGGATACAAACTACCGACCATCTTCACCGAAGAGGCCGAAAACCTCACGTATCAAGGAATCTTGCCTATCAATAGTGCCGTAGAAGCAGAAAGATCGATAGGAGGCAATCTAGATTTCAACTATCAGACCTTTATTGGTGAGGAATGGACATTCTCTTTCAATCAGCTTTTCTTTTACACTCAGTTAATTGATGCCCTGGTATTCCGAACGAACAATTTAGGTCAGTTCTTCTATGAAAATGCGAATGGACCAGTGACCAGCCAGGGAATAGAAACCAACATCAAATTAGGTTTCCAGGACTTTAAGCTATTTGCCAACTACGCCTTGATCGACACCCGTTTGAAATATGATAACCTGAACAATCAAAAACCACTCACACCCAAACACAATATAGGTTCGGTTTTCATGTATGAAGTAGAAGACAAGTGGCGCATAGGCTATGAAGCCTACTACACAGGCAGGCAGTTTAGAAATGACCGCTCTCAGACGGATGACTTTTGGATGATGGGATTCATGGTCATGCGAAAGATCAACAACCTGAGTATTTACATCAACTTTGAAAACTTCACTGATACACGGCAGCACCGCATGGAGAGCTTCCAGGTTGATTCTCATATCAAACCCGATTTCCCAGAGATATGGGCTCCTACGGATGGTAGAATCATCAATGCAGGTTTCATCTTAGAACTATGA
- a CDS encoding alpha/beta fold hydrolase, protein MKTIRLFLLMGLLIGTQTFSNAKDKNDMEKIIESKTIVFVHGLFLNNRSWQEWENYFKEKGYTTHVLVYPGHEGDPSELRENAPNHLGNVTFTDVVMHMEQFIRTLPEKPIIVGHSMGALVAQKLVEKDLAEAAIIMSSAPPKGVITTKFSFAKSNLGLLNPFKGNSVHYPTKKWFHYAFTNTLSREESDGIFDSYVVPESRNIPRETLKKTGKINFKKPHVPMLFISGKEDHIIPASLNKKNFKRYKDENSVREHKIFEGRDHFIAGETGWEEVANYVYQWIN, encoded by the coding sequence ATGAAAACTATACGTCTCTTTTTGCTCATGGGGCTCTTGATCGGAACCCAAACATTTTCTAACGCGAAAGATAAGAATGACATGGAAAAAATCATTGAATCAAAGACCATCGTATTTGTACACGGACTATTCTTAAATAACCGAAGTTGGCAAGAATGGGAAAACTACTTTAAGGAAAAAGGATACACAACGCATGTACTCGTATATCCCGGACATGAAGGAGATCCTTCAGAATTACGAGAAAATGCGCCTAATCATTTGGGTAATGTAACTTTTACGGATGTGGTTATGCACATGGAACAATTCATCCGAACATTGCCTGAAAAACCCATTATCGTAGGACATTCCATGGGTGCATTAGTCGCTCAGAAGTTAGTCGAAAAGGATTTGGCTGAAGCAGCCATCATCATGAGCAGCGCACCTCCAAAAGGAGTAATTACTACCAAATTCAGCTTTGCCAAATCTAATCTCGGATTACTAAATCCCTTCAAAGGCAACTCAGTGCACTATCCGACCAAAAAATGGTTCCATTATGCCTTCACCAACACCCTGTCCAGAGAAGAATCAGACGGTATCTTTGACAGCTACGTGGTACCTGAAAGCAGGAACATCCCACGTGAGACATTGAAAAAAACAGGAAAGATTAACTTCAAAAAACCTCATGTGCCCATGCTGTTCATCTCCGGGAAAGAGGATCACATCATACCAGCGTCATTGAATAAGAAAAACTTCAAGCGATACAAGGACGAAAACAGTGTTAGAGAACACAAGATCTTTGAGGGCCGTGATCATTTTATCGCTGGAGAAACTGGCTGGGAAGAAGTGGCTAATTACGTATACCAATGGATCAACTGA